A region of the Yarrowia lipolytica chromosome 1C, complete sequence genome:
GAAGTCGCTCTTGGCCCGAGGTGTCATCAGGGAGTCAAAGTCACCTTTTGGAGCCCCGGTGCTGTttatcaagaagaagactggTGAGTTACGGATGTGCGTGGATTACAGGGCGTTGAACGACATGACGGTGAAGAACAGATACCCACTACCCCGAATCGATGATATCTTGGACACTCTGAACGGTGCAGTGGTCTTTTCTAAGCTGGATTTGCATTCAGGATATCATCAGGTGCGTATCAGAGAGGAGGACATTCACAAGACGGCTTTCACGACCAAGTCAGGTCACTATGAGTACATGGTGATGCCGTTCGGTCTGTGCAACGCACCCTCGACATTTCAGAAAATGATGAACGACACCCTGAAGCCGTTCCTGGACAAGACGGTCTGTGTCTATCTCGACGACATTATTATCTTCAGCAAGGACGTGGAGTCCCACCAGAAAcacgtggaggaggtgctTGATCGACTGAGGGAGCAGAAGTTCTATGCCAAGAAGTCGAAATGCGAGTTCTTCAAGGATAGGATGGAGTTTTTGGGACATGTGGTCTCAGCAGAAGGCATTGAGGCCTGCCCAGAGAAAGTCAAGGCCGTGGAGGAATGGCCCCAACCCGAGTCTGGACTGAACTTGATGAGTTTCCTCGGGTTGGCCGGGTACTATCGACGGTTCATACCGAACTACTCACGCATCGCGAGCCCGTTGATAGAGTTGGCATCGGTGTCAACCAAAACTAAGAGGTCGGCCAAACCAGCGAGACCGTTCCTCTGGACACCGGAGTGCACGAAGGCCTTCcagaaggtcaaggaggagttggtgTCAGGCAAAGTCATGATGATACCGACGATGGAGGACCCGTTCAAGGTGAGCACGGATGCTTGCGACGTTGCAGTAGGAGCGGTGCTGCAGCAGTGGAGTGTGAAGGATAAGGCGTGGCGACCGGTAGCGTACGAGTCTGCGAAGCTGACGGCCGCCCAGAAGAACTACTGCACgagagagaaggagttCTACGGGATTATCCATGCGTTGAAGAAGTGGAGACACTACCTGTTGGGACAGCCCTTCCGGATCGAGACGGACCACCAGTCACTGACGTACTTCTCGTCACAGACGGAGCCCCCGAGTGGAAGACTGAGTAGGTGGTTGGATTTTCTGGCAGACTATGACTTTGACATTAAGTACCTGCCAGGGGAGCAAAATGGAGCGGCGGACGCACTGTCGAGGATGACGGTGATGCCGGTGTGGTTTGCAGAGTCGGAAGAGGACGAGGGAGCATTGAAGGTGATGCCTGTGTGGGTAGAAGATGAGGAGATACGCGAGTTGGTGAAGAGGGGttacaaggacgacaaggatTTTGGGGAGATTTGGGACATTTTGGTAAACGACAAGCCGGTACCGAAGACGATGGTGGAACACATTCGACATTTCAGCATCGACGAGAACAAGTTGCTGTATTTCGAGACGATTCCAGAAGGGGGAGAGGGAAAGCGAATGTGTATTCCAGCAGGCTTGCCGAGAGAGAGGATGAAATTGGAGGCACACGACACCCCGACAGCTGGCCACTTTGGCTACTACAAGACGTTCGACAGACTGTCCAGGAATTGTTACTGGCCCAGGATGATTAAGGAGATGCGTGAATACACGAAGTCGTGTGATGTCTGCCAGAGGACCAAGTCTCAGACAACGATGAAACAAGGCCTGCTGAAGCAGCTGCCAGTGCCGACGAGAAACTGGTCGGACATCTCAATGGATTTTGTGTCTAAGTCGGGTCTGACGCAGTCGCGTAACGGGTTCGACAACGTGTGGGTAGTTGTGGACCGCATGTCGAAGCAAGTGCATTTGATCCCGTGCCATATTGGAATTAATGCAGAAGAGACAGCAAATCTGTACCTGGACAGGATCTTCCGGTACCACGGAGTGCCTAAGACTATCGTGTCGGATCGGGATGTGAAGTTTGCCTCGAAGATGTGGCGTACGTTTCAGCACAGACTAGGAACGAAGCTGAAGTTCTCCACGGCAAACCACCCCGAGACCGATGGTCAGACGGAACGAGTGAACAGAGATGTGAGGCGGTTACTACGAACGTATGTGCAGACCAGACCTGACGAATGGGACGAATGGTTACCAGTGATGGAGTTCGCCATCAACTCGGCCGTGCACAGCACGACAGGGTACTCCCCGTTCGAGGTCAACTACGGGTTCGTGCCAGATGGACCGGCCTACGAATCGACCTTTATGATGGACCGGCCGCACCACCAGATGGACGAGtggttggagaagatgaagacggtccaaggagaagttAGG
Encoded here:
- a CDS encoding uncharacterized protein (Tyl3FullLengthElement,Tyl3 Pol), yielding MGDGGEESPEPTELQVLRTLRAPKVQGTVPEESGADLEGEEDDDVEGNIEVLALSYDVNGQRLKALLDSGASACFIAAKTAARLGLETQACTPKKVVSVHGSEVCKLTARVPVKAGKWMKHVKAYVLQQMHGQEVLLGMPFFIKYHRYIEWGSREFLPPGCDPSATERGEEEFLNAYTVSLNDAKRAVVRESGEMFVCFVKEQSVDATAHTDKVGRLLAAYDDIVVDELPDELPPSRGVDHEIETDDSKRAPFRRPYRMTRYEWAELDKQVKSLLARGVIRESKSPFGAPVLFIKKKTGELRMCVDYRALNDMTVKNRYPLPRIDDILDTLNGAVVFSKLDLHSGYHQVRIREEDIHKTAFTTKSGHYEYMVMPFGLCNAPSTFQKMMNDTLKPFLDKTVCVYLDDIIIFSKDVESHQKHVEEVLDRLREQKFYAKKSKCEFFKDRMEFLGHVVSAEGIEACPEKVKAVEEWPQPESGLNLMSFLGLAGYYRRFIPNYSRIASPLIELASVSTKTKRSAKPARPFLWTPECTKAFQKVKEELVSGKVMMIPTMEDPFKVSTDACDVAVGAVLQQWSVKDKAWRPVAYESAKLTAAQKNYCTREKEFYGIIHALKKWRHYLLGQPFRIETDHQSLTYFSSQTEPPSGRLSRWLDFLADYDFDIKYLPGEQNGAADALSRMTVMPVWFAESEEDEGALKVMPVWVEDEEIRELVKRGYKDDKDFGEIWDILVNDKPVPKTMVEHIRHFSIDENKLLYFETIPEGGEGKRMCIPAGLPRERMKLEAHDTPTAGHFGYYKTFDRLSRNCYWPRMIKEMREYTKSCDVCQRTKSQTTMKQGLLKQLPVPTRNWSDISMDFVSKSGLTQSRNGFDNVWVVVDRMSKQVHLIPCHIGINAEETANLYLDRIFRYHGVPKTIVSDRDVKFASKMWRTFQHRLGTKLKFSTANHPETDGQTERVNRDVRRLLRTYVQTRPDEWDEWLPVMEFAINSAVHSTTGYSPFEVNYGFVPDGPAYESTFMMDRPHHQMDEWLEKMKTVQGEVRDRIVEMQGAQEARVNQHRRDVSVKVGDMVLVHRKAYYNKGEDSKMHDVFFGPYRALKQVYDNAFEVALPPESKRHRNINVQFLKKYEERDEYLSQPPVHEEQQRANIHTIVRFAGMDRENEEVLCTWEGCDPLIATPVPRALLEECMDPARLEQLTEDWLRWEKFHEEVEREEQAELQEVMVEHPGSVEEEDDEDHEDHVTES